From the Macrobrachium nipponense isolate FS-2020 chromosome 9, ASM1510439v2, whole genome shotgun sequence genome, the window tttcctttcaataAAGGTTGAGGAAAAGTGGCTTCcaatattctgatttttctttttttctttaaattatataCTGTACTTACAAACAAATGGAACAATTACAACTGATGCCCATGCAAACGTTATCAAGTATtatcaaaacacaaaaaataaaaataaataactaaataaaatgtaTGCAGAACCCATGTAAGAAAATGCATTCAGGTACTAGTGCTTGATGGAAGGAAAATCATTAGTACaccatacttggttttttaaccCCAATTGAAACACAGGAGGTTATATACCTGACGACTCACGAAGAATGTAGGGAGAAATTGTCATATTAAATCTAATGAAACAATATGAAACACTcactttaaatatattataaaaatataacatttgaGGAGCAAAAACAAGACTCATATTTTCCCGAGGAGAAGAATAAATACCCTGGCAGTGTTGAACTGAAGCATACAGGCTTTTACCCCACAGGAATCAAACTATAATCAGAACAGGGAAACAAAGAGCTAATTAATGAACTATATGCACCAGTCTAAAACATTTATCCAACCCCACCAAATACAGTGACAAAAAGCACATAATAACAGGTAGGTCAACAAACTAGCCACAATCATTGCAAGTGCCtttttccatacacacacacacccgcgaTCATTGTCTTACAATGTTAGGAATAAGAATGGcatcataataaataatgaacGTAAACTTCTGCATTAGTTCCTCAAAACAGTACACCTTGAAAAACCAGAAACCGATATTCTTCCCCTAATCAGAAGTTCATCTCAGGACTACAGTACTCAGTCTTTGGAAAGGTATGGCTGAAATGTGTTGTGGTGTGAAAAACCAACTGGTTCTGAAACCTCCTATAGTACAGTACATGAATGAAACGAATGCAGAATCACTTCCCCAATGCTACGCCCACGACGAATTGGAATTTGTGAGAGTCGAGTTCTTGGCGAATCACTGAGACTGGATCGCGGGTGTTTTACAAGCTATTTGTGGTCCAAGTGGGTGTCAGGGATTGTGATTGTGTGAGTTTCATTGCCCAAGATCAATCGCAGCCGTTTCATGGTGGGTCTGGGTGATGCTGTGCTATCTCCATCAGTGCTCTCTCCCTCAGAAATGTCAGATCGGCGACGGTGTTCTCGGTGGTGCTTTTTCCTATGACGTctgtgatgatgatggtggtgatggtggttATCAGTTTGATAATCCTGATTTGTAATACCTTCAACTGTCAAAACTTCGTACTCTGGTTCATACGGTACGCCAGAATCCGAAAGATGAGAACCAACTTCTATTACCTCATCTAGAACAGGAGACCTCTTCATGCGTAACTTTAACTTGACCCCACAACGTGTGCTCTTTTCTGGAGTGACAAAAGTAGCTGGTGGGGATGATGGAGTGTAACCTAATAATGGGTGTGGTGGAGATTCACACTGTGGAGATGATCTGCACTCACTAGTTACATTTCTTCCCCACCTACCACACCCAATACCTACTTTGCCAACTCTGAGAGATCCAGGGGTAGTCGAGTCATCCTCCTCTTCAAATTCATAAACATCTTTTGCTGGTGAATGTTTACTCATATCCCTTTCCTCACTCGAAACAGACTGACAGACTATTGCACTGTCCACGTCTTTTAAAGCTGTCTCTTTGCACTTTGAATGTCTGGCCTTTTTACTAAGGGGTTCCAAGGGAACAACGACCGGGTCTTGAACATTACTAGATTGCTGAGGTAAATGAGAAATTGGCAGTGATTGTTCTGATGGTTTGTCAATGTTATTGTTAAGAATATTACTAGAACACTTATCACTTACActaatataacttaaactagaatTATCACATTTTTCACCAGGAGGTCTACGAAGTCTACGAAGAGGTGGTCTCCCGCTAACACTTGTACACTGGGAGGCAGCAACATGAGCGACCTTTCTGCCCTGCtgtagtgtctctcccgttgccaCCTGGAGACCATCTGTAAGTTTTACTCTACTGAGATCTACAAAACAGTTTGAGCTGGGTGCTGTCTCTTTACTTCCTTCTCTCTGAGCCAATTCTTCTACACTGTCTTGCGGTAAAGCTGTTTGCACTGGTACGTCGCTCACCAACACCCTAGATTCCTCCTTTGGTGGTACTAATCTATCATCTGACGCCGAAGAATCAGgctcagtcaattctccttctaCTGTGTGCAACTCGGTTGGATCTTTGACCTCCTCATTACTAGGATGACTAATATGATCTCTTTGAGTCTGGGCGTTCACAACTTCCGTCATGGCAGTATTTAGCTGACGTCGACTGCGGAGTTTAATACCTTTGACTTTGTGTAGCCCTTCCTGTTTGGAACAATCTTCTATATTAATATCACTGAGGACAGTACCACTCTTAAGAGGTTCATCAGTCGATCCTACACGGCTTCTTGTGTGTGGCCtctctttatttacatttttcatacattttgctGTGCAATCTGTTTTAGATGAGTCCTCATTGTTTTCACTAGTAAACTCAATGTTTTCTTGTGCACTATCTGAACTTGTTCTCCTATTTTTCGCTTTAGGATAGAGTCCATTAAGATGTAAACGTGCTTGTGAACTGGTACGCTTCCCAGTTATTTGGTCAGAACTTTCAGTACTACCATCCGACTTATCAGAATCTTTCGACCCAACCCTAGTCCTAAGCTCACGCCGCACATTTTCACCATTAACCTTGGCTGAGAGATTAACTTTAAGTTTATTATCACCACAGGTTCTTTAAGACTAACAGCTCTTTCACTTTTGGGCTTGTTTGACAATTCTTCCCCATTATTTTCTTGATTGCGTAATCTTTGTCGACTAATCCTCAGCCTCAGGTCAGTTTCCCGGAGTCTGTATCCTTTCTCAGCACCAGTTTCATTTTTCTTGCTAGCAAAAGCCCCTGTTCCTCTCCtgcaacacacaaaaaaaaagggcaatTAAACAAGAGAAAAATACTCTTAAATTTTACCAATAGAATTAGGGACGGGGATGGAGTTTGTTTGAAAGATTTGCAACCTtgcaaaattttattatattcgaGAACCATAGCTTTTTCATCATTATAAACAGCAGACTCTTCTGCCTGAATTTCTCTCTCATCATGACGAAAAAGTATTTTCGTGCAAAATTTACTAAAGAAAATAACTTGTGACCATGATACAGTCTTACCTTTCGCATGTCAGGCATTCACAATATGAGTTATTATCGCCAAAGAAGTCTTCACCATAAAAACAAGTGATTTCCTCTCCCTCCTCAATATCCCTCAAGACTTTAACGCATGCTGTTCCACGTCCAGTAGCCGTAAACTGGGGAggtaataaagaaaatcaatttcCATTGGCTGAATTGGAGAGAAACCCTTTAGGATGAATTTTTTCAATAAGGGTCCATTCCAATTATGATATTAAAATGTAGTGATAAAACCAAAGATTCTGAACTGTGAACCTTCCCCTTAAAAACCTATAACAAACACTGACAAATTAAATAACAGACACTGAACAATGAAGTTTTTATGGTGTCATTCCAGGATTTGAGAAAATTTGGTCAAAAAGGACTAAGCACAAAAACCCAAAGAGCACTTACTTTACAATTAGCCCGACAATCATGATTAATAAATGCGGCGGGACCTAGCCACAGCTGAGCACAGTTTTTCCTACATGAATACATAACAGAAAAGTCGTTCTTGCCAGGATGAAGCAGTTGCGTCTCTTCCTCTTCACTTAGCTCGGCAATACACCCAACCAGAAATCCAATTTGCTCATTCTTATACCTGCAATAACAAGTCAGTCTATAACCTTTACATTGTTCACCTTTCATTTAAAAACTCTTTTAAGAAAGCCATTGGAGGGTAAAGGAATAGGGTTCAGTAGCATTCTCCAATAATCTTGAATAATTATACAAGTTTAGCTTCCATACCATTAGACAGATTTGACAAGTCTaggaactatatatacatatatattgtatactataatCATCAGATCCTTTTTTCCATTCCATTTACTAAAACATTAGCAGCTGCCTTTTATAAACATTTTGACCagactttcccccccccccccccataaaaaaaaaaaaaaaaaaaaaaaaaaaaaaaaaaaaaaaaaaaaaaaaaaaaaaaaaaaaaaattagtctgaACCTTTTTGCAAATCTTTTCTATGTGACCTACTTAGTAAATCTTTTCAgtttcaatattcattttttcactggatttcttatatttcttggaaatacaGTGGACTAAGAAGTTGTGCACATTACAGTTGGAGGACTTCAAGCCACCCAGATCGCACAGCATGTCTGTACTCTGGGTTATCATTTTAGCAAGTAATTAAACCATTCAGTCTAATTTCCAACTAACTGGAATAATAACATCTGGAACAAGATCATTTtaaaccctgagagagagagagagagagagagagagagagagagagagagagagagagagagattgcttaccACTTCTTAGTTGCACATATCTTTCCTCCAACGCAGCCTTCCATGGAATACCGGTAACATGCCTTGACCACAAACCCACTTTCTTTATCGAATACACGTAAATAGCGAAGCACATgttcctgaaaaagaaaaaataattgaaaaaactaaaattttcaaACATCTCAACATTAAG encodes:
- the LOC135217898 gene encoding LOW QUALITY PROTEIN: uncharacterized protein LOC135217898 (The sequence of the model RefSeq protein was modified relative to this genomic sequence to represent the inferred CDS: inserted 1 base in 1 codon), which encodes MESLCDSVIKMVVAQGGRLMRGGGTATTGCGMTPKELSDIDDLATALVLDQYLGFATHKMNVRYRPLRGSKDELRTIIEDFIVHQDYEKAFKQLVSGDWMPWTFFITKNKAVQAAFKEHVLRYLRVFDKESGFVVKACYRYSMEGCVGGKICATKKWYKNEQIGFLVGCIAELSEEEETQLLHPGKNDFSVMYSCRKNCAQLWLGPAAFINHDCRANCKFTATGRGTACVKVLRDIEEGEEITCFYGEDFFGDNNSYCECLTCERRGTGAFASKKNETGAEKGYRLRETDLRLRISRQRLRNQENNGEELSNKPKSERAVSLKEPXGDNKLKVNLSAKVNGENVRRELRTRVGSKDSDKSDGSTESSDQITGKRTSSQARLHLNGLYPKAKNRRTSSDSAQENIEFTSENNEDSSKTDCTAKCMKNVNKERPHTRSRVGSTDEPLKSGTVLSDINIEDCSKQEGLHKVKGIKLRSRRQLNTAMTEVVNAQTQRDHISHPSNEEVKDPTELHTVEGELTEPDSSASDDRLVPPKEESRVLVSDVPVQTALPQDSVEELAQREGSKETAPSSNCFVDLSRVKLTDGLQVATGETLQQGRKVAHVAASQCTSVSGRPPLRRLRRPPGEKCDNSSLSYISVSDKCSSNILNNNIDKPSEQSLPISHLPQQSSNVQDPVVVPLEPLSKKARHSKCKETALKDVDSAIVCQSVSSEERDMSKHSPAKDVYEFEEEDDSTTPGSLRVGKVGIGCGRWGRNVTSECRSSPQCESPPHPLLGYTPSSPPATFVTPEKSTRCGVKLKLRMKRSPVLDEVIEVGSHLSDSGVPYEPEYEVLTVEGITNQDYQTDNHHHHHHHHRRHRKKHHREHRRRSDISEGESTDGDSTASPRPTMKRLRLILGNETHTITIPDTHLDHK